A DNA window from Flavisolibacter ginsenosidimutans contains the following coding sequences:
- a CDS encoding MBL fold metallo-hydrolase, translating into MKIFPLSEGSFTIDKTKLFVPFDEEKDVLNQRPIGSLLVEIQPFLVVTSKDVLLLDAGLGFGNSDDELQLHKNIKAAGYQPKDVTKVLMSHLHKDHAGGVSFGKDHQWLSLPNATYYVQERELNFALQKGLPSFIPEEIEILKDNHQVQLLKDDEGTIDDYISYQHTGAHSPHHQVFWIKDGDETIFFGGDDAPQLHQMKTRYKTKYDFDPDKAMNLRREWWERGNKEGWTFLFYHDIKTPTCKDNEQ; encoded by the coding sequence ATGAAAATTTTTCCGCTTTCCGAAGGGTCGTTTACTATTGATAAAACGAAGTTGTTTGTTCCTTTCGATGAAGAAAAAGATGTATTGAACCAACGGCCCATCGGAAGCTTGCTGGTAGAGATACAGCCGTTTCTGGTCGTTACGTCAAAAGACGTTTTGCTTCTGGATGCGGGCCTTGGCTTCGGCAATTCGGACGATGAATTGCAACTGCACAAAAACATTAAAGCTGCGGGCTACCAACCAAAGGACGTAACAAAGGTTTTGATGAGTCACCTTCACAAAGACCACGCAGGCGGCGTAAGTTTTGGCAAAGACCATCAGTGGCTCAGTCTCCCAAACGCCACGTATTACGTGCAGGAACGGGAATTAAATTTTGCCTTGCAAAAAGGCCTGCCTTCTTTTATTCCCGAAGAAATTGAGATCTTAAAAGACAATCACCAGGTGCAGTTGCTAAAAGACGACGAAGGAACCATTGACGATTACATTTCTTACCAACACACCGGCGCTCACTCGCCGCATCACCAGGTATTTTGGATAAAGGATGGTGACGAAACCATTTTCTTCGGCGGCGACGATGCACCGCAACTTCACCAGATGAAAACCCGCTACAAAACCAAGTACGATTTTGATCCCGACAAGGCCATGAACCTTCGGCGCGAATGGTGGGAACGCGGCAACAAGGAAGGCTGGACCTTTTTATTCTATCACGACATTAAAACGCCAACGTGCAAGGACAATGAGCAATAG
- a CDS encoding acyltransferase produces the protein MAFYQFNGIKPVVHPSSFVHPQAAVTGNVVIGKDVYIGPGCALRGDWGKIIIEDGCNVQENCTVHMFPGVTVLLKESAHIGHGAIIHGAIIGQNCLVGMNAVIMDEVELGDECIVGALCFIRQGEKIPPRSLVVGNPHKIIKHVSDEMMRWKTEGTKLYQQLPKQCFDTLQLCEPLPVEIEQQSIFKSDYKPFKREG, from the coding sequence ATGGCTTTCTACCAGTTCAACGGCATCAAACCCGTTGTGCATCCTTCCTCGTTTGTGCATCCGCAAGCGGCGGTTACCGGCAATGTGGTTATTGGTAAAGACGTATACATTGGTCCCGGATGTGCGCTGCGCGGCGATTGGGGCAAAATCATTATTGAAGACGGCTGCAACGTGCAGGAGAATTGTACCGTGCACATGTTTCCCGGCGTAACGGTTTTGCTGAAAGAAAGTGCGCACATTGGCCACGGTGCCATCATTCACGGCGCTATCATCGGACAAAATTGTTTGGTGGGCATGAATGCGGTAATTATGGATGAAGTAGAACTCGGCGACGAATGCATCGTTGGCGCTTTGTGCTTTATACGACAGGGTGAAAAAATTCCGCCGCGTTCGCTGGTTGTGGGCAATCCGCACAAGATCATCAAACACGTAAGCGATGAAATGATGCGCTGGAAAACGGAAGGCACAAAGCTCTATCAACAACTGCCGAAGCAATGTTTCGATACGCTTCAACTTTGCGAGCCTTTGCCCGTAGAAATTGAGCAGCAAAGCATCTTTAAGAGTGATTATAAACCGTTCAAACGAGAAGGTTAA
- the purD gene encoding phosphoribosylamine--glycine ligase codes for MNILLLGSGGREHALAHKLSQSKHCSKLLIAPGNAGTAQCGMNKPFAVTDFEAAAKCCVDEKIELVIVGPEEPLVKGIVDYLHDNVSKDLHIIGPSKEAAQLEGSKAFAKAFMQRHNIPTAAYKEFTAENFEDGVSYLKKHSLPIVIKADGLAAGKGVLICQNNIEAIAEFDLMIQRSKFGEAGKRVVVEEFLDGIELSVFVLTDGEAYVLLPEAKDYKRVGEGDTGLNTGGMGAISPVPFADETFMQKVVSKIVEPTVQGLQKDALDYKGFVFIGLMKVGDEPYVIEYNCRMGDPETEVVMPRIKNDLVELLEATAKGNLSSVTIDKDPRFATTIVAVSGGYPDEYTKGFAIKNLNSAGEAMIFQMGTKETDGKVVTNGGRVLCATALDADLDNAINKSRDAIEEIEFEGKYFRRDIGFEFL; via the coding sequence ATGAATATACTTCTTCTGGGCTCCGGCGGACGCGAACACGCACTGGCGCACAAACTCTCGCAAAGCAAGCATTGCTCCAAATTACTGATTGCTCCCGGCAACGCGGGCACGGCACAATGCGGAATGAACAAGCCCTTTGCGGTGACGGATTTTGAAGCGGCGGCCAAATGCTGCGTTGACGAGAAAATTGAGTTGGTCATCGTTGGCCCCGAAGAACCGCTGGTAAAAGGCATCGTAGATTATTTGCACGATAACGTAAGCAAAGACCTGCACATCATCGGGCCTTCAAAAGAAGCCGCACAGCTCGAAGGAAGCAAGGCTTTTGCCAAAGCCTTCATGCAACGTCACAACATACCTACGGCGGCTTACAAAGAGTTTACAGCCGAAAATTTTGAAGACGGCGTTTCCTATTTAAAGAAGCACTCGCTACCCATTGTGATAAAAGCCGACGGCCTCGCCGCAGGCAAAGGCGTACTCATTTGCCAAAACAACATCGAAGCCATTGCCGAATTTGATTTGATGATTCAGCGTTCCAAATTTGGCGAAGCGGGCAAAAGAGTTGTGGTAGAAGAATTTTTAGACGGCATTGAACTTTCGGTTTTTGTGTTAACCGACGGGGAGGCTTACGTGTTGCTGCCCGAAGCAAAAGATTACAAGCGTGTAGGAGAAGGCGATACGGGCCTGAATACCGGCGGCATGGGCGCCATCAGTCCCGTGCCTTTTGCCGATGAAACGTTCATGCAAAAAGTGGTTTCAAAAATTGTAGAACCCACCGTGCAAGGCTTGCAAAAAGACGCCCTGGATTACAAAGGCTTCGTGTTTATTGGCCTGATGAAAGTGGGCGACGAACCGTACGTCATTGAATACAACTGCCGCATGGGCGATCCCGAAACCGAAGTGGTGATGCCGCGGATAAAAAATGATTTGGTAGAGTTGCTGGAAGCAACAGCCAAAGGCAATCTTTCTTCTGTCACGATTGATAAAGACCCACGCTTTGCAACCACCATCGTTGCCGTGAGCGGCGGTTATCCCGATGAATACACGAAGGGTTTTGCCATAAAGAATTTGAACAGCGCAGGCGAGGCCATGATCTTTCAGATGGGCACAAAAGAAACCGATGGAAAAGTAGTTACGAACGGCGGCCGTGTGCTTTGCGCAACTGCTTTGGACGCAGACCTGGACAACGCCATCAACAAAAGCCGCGACGCGATAGAAGAAATTGAATTTGAAGGAAAGTATTTCAGAAGGGACATCGGCTTTGAATTTTTATAA
- a CDS encoding tryptophan 2,3-dioxygenase, with translation MTEENKSNNNLSRPFGGTGGLHYHDYLQLDKILSAQQPESEKHNAAAHDEMLFIVIHQTYELWFKQLHHEADSVVNIMRKPSLNDNSPELQTVVHRLHRMGVILRVLVHQIDVLETMTPMDFLDFRDMLRPASGFQSWQFKLLEAKLGLKFEHRHGQEYYTAQLREEHVRLIKEAETAKSLLQLSGEWLERMPFFDDNRLWEGEFSTADNHPFWQAYQKAYASSLAEVEKDNLQYFSDVFFRQREGHYTFSAKAARAALFIMLYRGYPLLQLPFQLLNELLDIDEQFSTWRHRHMNMVHRMIGTRIGTGGSSGKDYLKAAADKHYIFKGLAQLTSFLIERRRLPQLPKAVERKLGFEAAE, from the coding sequence ATGACCGAAGAAAATAAAAGCAACAACAACCTAAGTCGCCCCTTTGGGGGGACAGGGGGTTTACACTACCACGATTATTTACAGCTCGATAAAATTCTTTCCGCCCAACAACCCGAAAGCGAAAAGCACAATGCCGCGGCGCACGACGAAATGCTGTTCATCGTCATTCACCAGACTTACGAACTTTGGTTTAAGCAACTGCACCACGAAGCCGACAGCGTTGTTAACATCATGCGCAAGCCTTCGCTGAACGACAATTCACCCGAACTGCAAACCGTTGTTCACCGCCTGCACCGCATGGGCGTTATTCTTCGCGTGCTGGTACACCAGATTGATGTTTTGGAAACCATGACGCCGATGGATTTTCTCGACTTCCGCGACATGCTGCGGCCCGCATCGGGTTTTCAAAGCTGGCAGTTTAAACTGCTGGAAGCAAAGTTGGGATTGAAGTTCGAGCATCGCCACGGACAGGAATATTACACGGCACAATTGCGCGAAGAACACGTGCGGTTGATTAAAGAAGCCGAAACGGCAAAATCACTTTTGCAGTTGTCGGGCGAATGGCTGGAGCGCATGCCTTTCTTCGACGACAATAGATTGTGGGAAGGTGAATTTTCAACCGCTGACAATCATCCTTTCTGGCAAGCCTATCAAAAAGCTTATGCAAGCAGTTTGGCCGAAGTTGAAAAAGACAACCTTCAATATTTTTCCGATGTTTTTTTCAGGCAACGCGAAGGCCATTATACGTTTTCTGCAAAGGCGGCCCGTGCGGCTCTGTTCATCATGCTCTACCGTGGGTACCCGCTTTTGCAATTGCCCTTTCAATTGCTGAACGAATTGCTTGACATTGACGAGCAATTCAGCACCTGGCGTCACCGGCACATGAACATGGTGCACCGCATGATTGGCACCCGCATCGGCACCGGTGGCAGCAGCGGCAAAGATTACCTGAAAGCCGCTGCGGACAAACATTACATATTTAAAGGGCTTGCGCAGCTTACGTCCTTTTTAATCGAACGGCGAAGGCTTCCGCAATTGCCAAAAGCCGTTGAGCGAAAGCTTGGGTTTGAAGCAGCCGAATAG
- the mrdA gene encoding penicillin-binding protein 2: MPVFTQSRSYIIRIIFAVAFFVIIARLFALQVVSSKYERLAQENAIFKKIVYPPRGIIYDRNGKAIVTNQQMTDLMVIPSEARGVDTAYICQLLEIDTTDFKTRMVNAIVKNGRARPSVFEALLSPEKHARLEENSWRLGNGFYLQERSVRSFPLNAGGHFVGYIGEVDSAIIARSEGFYQSGDYVGRSGMESVYEKVLMGKRGVQYWVKDNRNKLVGRFENGELDEQAVAGRGLRTYVDAGLQQLAEKLLQNKVGSIVAIEPKTGGIIAMTSSPDYNPNQLSGSEKQKNYSRLVLDVSAPLLNRAIKGQYQPGSTYKPLAALIGLDEGVITPRSGIGCTGAYYGCARPVKCTEKWAGHAANLRLAIAHSCNSFFSMTYRVTVDNPALGGVKQGYAKWKEYMNHFGYGVRLGVDLPSEDKGNIPDTSVYNKVYRGSWNSCTNVTLGIGQDMMLVTPLQMANAICIVANKGYYYTPHFVKELENETSEDTLLSQYRVKHEVLTHISDTAYEVVHSGMQDVVEAGTAQVAKIPGINICAKTGTAENKRVIDGKVTKLKDHSVFVAFAPRENPKIAVAVIVENAGFGATWAAPMASLMIEKYLTDSLRADRVKEVERIAAQNLMPVWLKREQYKADSARAVYYFKLTNDSNYLRKFFGRDLPSLKKDTTKPNLSIVKLNASKKETPKPAGPDTQRTGFILLDEQLHTKQRLMQKRRALLS; this comes from the coding sequence ATGCCTGTGTTCACGCAATCGAGGAGTTACATTATCCGCATCATTTTCGCGGTGGCTTTTTTTGTCATCATCGCCCGCCTGTTTGCGTTGCAAGTGGTGAGCAGCAAGTACGAAAGGCTGGCGCAGGAAAATGCCATCTTTAAAAAAATCGTTTACCCGCCACGCGGCATCATTTACGACCGTAACGGCAAAGCCATCGTCACCAATCAGCAAATGACCGATTTGATGGTGATCCCATCAGAAGCCCGAGGTGTAGATACAGCCTACATCTGCCAGTTGTTGGAGATTGACACAACGGACTTCAAAACGAGAATGGTAAATGCCATTGTGAAGAACGGCCGAGCAAGGCCATCGGTTTTTGAGGCTTTGCTTTCACCCGAAAAACACGCGAGGCTCGAAGAAAACAGTTGGCGGCTGGGCAACGGCTTTTATTTGCAGGAGCGGTCGGTGCGTTCCTTCCCGCTTAATGCCGGCGGTCATTTTGTAGGCTATATCGGCGAGGTGGATTCGGCCATCATTGCCCGTTCGGAAGGTTTTTACCAATCCGGCGATTACGTGGGCCGCAGCGGTATGGAAAGCGTTTACGAAAAAGTGCTGATGGGCAAACGCGGCGTGCAATACTGGGTAAAAGACAACCGCAACAAATTGGTGGGTCGCTTTGAAAACGGTGAACTGGACGAGCAGGCCGTTGCGGGCCGCGGCCTGCGCACGTATGTAGATGCCGGCCTGCAGCAACTGGCGGAAAAGCTCCTGCAAAACAAAGTTGGTTCCATTGTAGCCATTGAGCCAAAGACTGGTGGCATTATTGCCATGACCTCCAGTCCCGATTACAATCCCAACCAGTTAAGCGGCTCGGAAAAACAGAAAAACTATTCGCGGCTGGTCCTCGACGTTTCCGCGCCTTTGCTGAACCGCGCCATCAAAGGACAATACCAGCCTGGCTCCACTTACAAGCCACTTGCGGCGCTGATTGGTTTGGACGAAGGCGTCATCACGCCACGGAGCGGCATCGGCTGTACCGGCGCTTATTACGGTTGTGCAAGGCCGGTAAAGTGTACCGAAAAATGGGCCGGCCATGCTGCCAATCTCCGGCTTGCCATTGCGCATTCTTGTAACTCTTTTTTCTCCATGACCTACCGCGTTACGGTGGATAATCCGGCATTGGGCGGTGTAAAGCAAGGCTATGCAAAATGGAAAGAGTACATGAACCATTTTGGTTACGGGGTGCGGCTGGGCGTGGATCTTCCAAGCGAAGACAAAGGCAACATTCCCGACACATCGGTGTACAACAAAGTCTATCGCGGCAGTTGGAACTCCTGCACCAACGTAACGCTTGGCATCGGGCAAGACATGATGCTGGTAACGCCGCTGCAGATGGCCAATGCTATTTGCATTGTAGCCAACAAAGGCTATTACTACACGCCGCATTTTGTAAAAGAACTGGAGAACGAAACGTCGGAGGACACGCTGTTGAGCCAATACCGCGTGAAGCACGAAGTGCTCACGCACATCTCCGATACGGCCTACGAAGTGGTGCACAGCGGTATGCAGGATGTGGTGGAAGCCGGTACTGCCCAGGTAGCCAAAATTCCGGGCATCAACATATGTGCAAAAACCGGCACGGCAGAAAACAAACGGGTTATTGACGGCAAGGTCACAAAACTAAAAGACCACTCCGTATTTGTGGCTTTTGCGCCAAGAGAAAATCCCAAAATTGCCGTCGCCGTCATTGTCGAAAATGCGGGCTTTGGCGCCACTTGGGCGGCGCCTATGGCCTCGCTGATGATCGAAAAATATTTGACTGACTCGCTGCGGGCCGACCGGGTAAAAGAAGTGGAGCGCATTGCGGCGCAAAACCTGATGCCGGTGTGGCTGAAGCGTGAACAATACAAGGCTGATTCGGCCCGTGCGGTGTATTATTTTAAGTTGACCAACGACAGCAACTACCTCAGAAAGTTTTTTGGCCGCGACCTACCTTCCTTAAAAAAAGACACCACGAAGCCAAATCTTTCCATCGTCAAATTGAATGCGTCTAAAAAAGAAACACCCAAGCCCGCCGGCCCCGACACACAACGCACGGGATTCATCTTGCTCGATGAACAATTACACACCAAACAAAGACTGATGCAGAAGCGGAGGGCCTTGTTATCATGA
- the rodA gene encoding rod shape-determining protein RodA, translated as MSRKETGFSNRIDWSLVWIYLLLASIGIMAIFAVTYREGDPVTASFLGFKTDYSKQLYFFFISMVLGIFILLTDSKFFTATANLWYAVGIVALLAVFPLHSNIKGTKSIIRLGGFNFQPADFCKLCVCLALAKYISLPNMDFSKTRSQLIAAGIALLPAFMSIAQSETGLALVYFSFFVVMYREGLPSTILVVGFFVGAIAVCTLLVDKTLLLIAIAVITGIIAFIVWQRKRQRISAAVPVLFIGVLAALFVGVGVPIIFKNVMKLYQVERIYSTVGREVPEEYILAHKKELNSPETTKKDKDAGDYNVKQSKIAIGSGGVLGKGLLKGTQTRYEFVPEQRTDFIFCTIGEGFGFVGTTVVMLIYLLLLFRIIAIAERQRSVFSRCYAYGVAAVFFFHIVINVCMTVGLAPVIGIPLPFISYGGTSLLTFSIMLAILVRLDADRQMVLR; from the coding sequence ATGAGCCGAAAAGAAACCGGTTTCTCCAACCGCATTGACTGGAGCCTGGTGTGGATTTACCTTCTGCTTGCCAGCATCGGCATCATGGCCATTTTTGCCGTTACCTACCGCGAAGGCGACCCGGTGACGGCCAGCTTTCTTGGCTTTAAAACCGATTACAGCAAGCAGCTTTACTTTTTTTTCATTTCGATGGTGCTGGGTATTTTTATCCTGCTTACAGACTCTAAATTTTTTACCGCCACGGCCAACCTTTGGTATGCCGTGGGCATTGTAGCCTTGCTGGCCGTCTTTCCGCTGCATTCCAACATAAAGGGCACAAAATCCATTATTCGCCTTGGAGGCTTCAATTTTCAGCCCGCCGATTTCTGCAAACTTTGCGTGTGTCTGGCGTTAGCAAAATACATCTCGCTGCCCAACATGGATTTCAGCAAAACCCGGTCGCAACTCATTGCCGCAGGCATTGCTTTGTTGCCCGCTTTTATGAGCATTGCGCAAAGCGAAACGGGTTTGGCACTGGTGTATTTTTCTTTCTTTGTGGTGATGTACCGCGAAGGTCTGCCTTCAACGATTCTTGTTGTTGGATTCTTTGTCGGCGCCATTGCCGTGTGCACCTTGCTTGTTGACAAAACGCTTTTGCTCATTGCCATCGCTGTCATCACCGGCATCATTGCCTTCATTGTTTGGCAACGAAAGCGGCAGCGCATCAGCGCAGCAGTTCCCGTGCTTTTCATTGGTGTGTTGGCGGCACTTTTTGTCGGCGTGGGTGTGCCCATCATCTTTAAAAACGTGATGAAGCTTTATCAGGTAGAGCGCATCTACAGCACCGTTGGCCGCGAGGTGCCGGAAGAATACATCCTGGCGCACAAGAAAGAGCTGAATTCGCCGGAAACAACCAAGAAGGACAAAGATGCTGGCGACTACAACGTAAAGCAATCAAAGATTGCCATTGGCTCCGGTGGTGTGTTAGGCAAAGGCCTTTTAAAAGGCACGCAAACGCGTTACGAATTTGTGCCCGAGCAGCGCACTGATTTTATTTTTTGCACCATTGGCGAAGGCTTTGGCTTTGTGGGCACAACGGTGGTGATGCTGATTTACCTCTTGCTCCTCTTTCGCATCATCGCCATCGCCGAACGGCAGCGAAGCGTGTTTAGCCGCTGTTACGCTTACGGCGTGGCCGCGGTATTTTTCTTTCACATCGTCATCAATGTTTGCATGACGGTGGGCCTGGCGCCGGTGATCGGCATTCCGCTGCCCTTCATTAGTTACGGCGGCACGTCGCTGCTTACGTTCAGCATCATGCTGGCCATTTTAGTTCGGTTGGATGCCGACCGGCAAATGGTGTTGCGATAA
- a CDS encoding T9SS type A sorting domain-containing protein: protein MRRALPSAFFSATLILFTAANLCAQSDRFAYAITDVTKDGAGWNVLRRLDLETGQYSDVLINGTDAKLAVYDASSKKQLALQPDAKWGNLLQTPFSTGVAAAAFDKAHNRLYYTPMFVDQLRYVDLKTMKVYYVTGQSLTGTGDMHNDEAKIITRMVIAPDGYGYAINNDGTSFIRFSTGKKSSIENLGSLVDDPANSGISIHNRCSSFGGDMIADDKGNFYIISAHNNVFKVNAENKVATLLGHINNLPATFTVNGAVVDGDGNLLVSSAVDSKAYYVVNPKDWTAAAYLGASSVFRSSDLANSNFLSTATKNKYTEIATTSYPEERFSKLISVYPNPVTSNRISIRFNKVPQGDYTVELTDILGRSVVQKKVSISNEAAVQPLSISDGSSKGVYMVKVYDVEKHSVFTQKVLVQ from the coding sequence ATGAGAAGAGCTTTACCCTCCGCATTTTTCTCAGCAACTTTAATCCTCTTCACCGCCGCTAACCTTTGCGCACAAAGCGATCGCTTTGCTTATGCCATAACCGATGTAACCAAAGACGGCGCCGGCTGGAATGTACTGCGGCGGCTTGATTTGGAAACCGGCCAATACAGCGACGTGTTGATAAACGGCACCGATGCGAAGTTGGCCGTGTACGATGCTTCCTCCAAAAAACAATTGGCCTTGCAACCCGATGCAAAGTGGGGCAATCTTTTGCAAACGCCGTTCAGCACCGGCGTGGCGGCAGCGGCTTTCGACAAAGCGCACAACCGGCTTTATTACACGCCCATGTTTGTTGACCAGCTGCGCTATGTGGACTTAAAAACCATGAAGGTTTATTACGTAACCGGCCAGTCGCTTACCGGTACCGGCGACATGCACAACGACGAAGCAAAGATCATTACCCGCATGGTGATTGCGCCTGATGGCTACGGTTACGCCATCAACAACGACGGCACTTCTTTTATCCGTTTTTCCACCGGCAAAAAATCATCCATTGAAAACCTGGGTTCACTGGTGGATGATCCGGCCAACAGTGGCATCTCTATCCACAACCGTTGCAGTTCGTTTGGCGGTGACATGATTGCCGACGACAAAGGAAATTTTTACATCATCTCGGCTCACAACAACGTGTTTAAAGTGAACGCAGAAAACAAAGTGGCAACCTTGCTCGGCCACATCAACAACCTGCCCGCGACGTTTACGGTAAACGGTGCGGTAGTTGACGGCGATGGAAATCTTTTGGTGAGCAGCGCCGTGGATAGCAAAGCCTATTACGTGGTGAACCCGAAAGACTGGACGGCAGCCGCTTATCTTGGTGCTTCATCTGTGTTCCGCAGTTCTGATTTGGCCAACAGTAATTTCTTGTCAACGGCAACGAAAAACAAGTACACCGAAATTGCCACCACATCTTATCCCGAAGAAAGATTTTCAAAGCTGATTTCGGTTTATCCCAACCCGGTTACAAGCAACCGAATTTCGATTCGCTTCAACAAAGTGCCGCAAGGCGATTATACGGTTGAACTGACCGATATTTTAGGACGCAGCGTGGTGCAGAAGAAAGTTTCCATCAGCAACGAAGCAGCCGTGCAGCCTTTGTCCATCAGCGATGGATCGTCCAAAGGTGTTTACATGGTGAAGGTGTACGACGTGGAAAAACATTCGGTGTTTACGCAAAAGGTGTTGGTGCAATAA